The following proteins are co-located in the Tenrec ecaudatus isolate mTenEca1 chromosome 11, mTenEca1.hap1, whole genome shotgun sequence genome:
- the GPR45 gene encoding putative G-protein coupled receptor 45, whose amino-acid sequence MMAVNSTSTETYTDFPLNASNRSDSRPATLSAPLRVSLAIMMLLMIVVGFLGNTVVCIIVYQRPAMRSAINLLLATLAFSDIMLSLCCMPFAAITLITVNWHFGDYFCRLSATLYWFFVLEGVSILLIISVDRFLIIVQRQDKLNPRRAKAIIAVSWALSFCIAAPSLTGWTLVEVPTRAPQCVLGYTEFPAARAYVVTLVVTMFFVPFGVMLCSYLCILNTVRKNAVRVHNQSDSLDLRRLPRASRLRLQRQHQVSVDLSFKTKAFTTILILFVGFSLCWLPHSVYSLLSVFSRRFYYGSSFYATSTCVLWLSYLKSVFNPIVYCWRIKKFREACIELLPHTFQILPRVPERIRRRIQPSTVYVCSENQSAV is encoded by the coding sequence ATGATGGCTGTTAACAGCACATCCACGGAGACTTACACGGACTTCCCGCTGAATGCGAGCAACCGATCGGACTCCCGGCCGGCCACGCTGTCGGCCCCGCTCAGGGTCTCCTTGGCAATCATGATGCTGCTGATGATTGTGGTGGGCTTCCTCGGCAACACGGTGGTCTGCATCATCGTGTACCAGAGGCCCGCCATGCGCTCGGCCATCAACCTGCTGCTGGCCACCCTGGCCTTCTCTGACATCATGCTGTCCTTATGCTGCATGCCCTTCGCGGCCATCACCCTGATCACCGTCAACTGGCACTTCGGGGACTACTTCTGCCGGCTGTCCGCCACGCTCTACTGGTTTTTTGTCCTGGAGGGCGTGTCCATCCTGCTCATCATCAGCGTGGACCGCTTTCTCATCATCGTCCAGCGCCAGGACAAGCTGAATCCGCGCAGGGCCAAGGCGATCATTGCCGTCTCGTGGGCACTGTCCTTCTGCATCGCCGCCCCGTCGCTCACGGGTTGGACGCTGGTGGAGGTGCCCACGCGGGCCCCGCAGTGCGTCCTGGGCTACACGGAGTTCCCGGCCGCCCGCGCCTACGTAGTGACACTGGTGGTGACCATGTTCTTCGTGCCCTTCGGCGTCATGCTCTGCTCCTACCTGTGCATCCTCAACACGGTCCGCAAGAACGCCGTCCGCGTGCACAACCAGTCCGACAGCCTGGACCTGCGCCGGCTGCCGCGCGCCAGCCGACTCCGGCTGCAGCGGCAGCACCAGGTCAGCGTGGACTTGAGCTTCAAGACCAAAGCCTTCACCACCATCCTCATCCTCTTCGTCGGCTTCTCGCTCTGCTGGCTGCCGCACTCGGTCTACAGCCTCCTGTCGGTGTTCAGCCGGCGCTTCTACTACGGCTCCTCCTTCTACGCCACCAGCACCTGCGTCCTGTGGCTCAGTTACCTCAAGTCCGTCTTCAACCCCATCGTCTACTGCTGGAGAATCAAAAAGTTCCGCGAGGCCTGCATAGAGCTGCTCCCACACACCTTCCAGATCCTCCCCAGAGTGCCGGAGCGCATCCGCCGGAGAATCCAGCCCAGCACCGTCTACGTGTGCAGCGAGAACCAGTCGGCCGTGTAA